CTGTTAAAGGTCAGATTTAATAATAATGGAACCAATTTGCACCGACGGTCCTTCCAGACACGAACACATAATGAACCCACAATGAAACCAAGGCATCTTTCGCTCTCTGAAACGAACAATGATTATCACTGCGCTAGCACGCATTCATAACCAACCAAATATCCTGAATCCGTTGCTGATCACTGTTTTATACCCTACATATTACTAAAGCGATGCGAACCGTTCCACATCGCAAAAAGAACACAGTTTCAACTCTTCGACACAGACCAATTTTAGATTCCCTAGTAAAAGCCATATGCAAGTATAGACATGTAAAACCCCAACCCAGTCTCAGATGGTGGTATCCCTAGGTGTGGCTGAATCTTTTTTCCCTAATCAGTAATCTGCTCTATAAATAAGGCTTCCTGCTTGCTTGTTAACCCGAGATCAGTAAATGATTGGTCGCCGTCAGCAGTGGTAAAAGCACGCCTGGGGTATGTCCTTACCTGCAAGACACACAACGCTAAATATGAGACCGGATGCCAGTAAAGAGTCGAGCAGTTTAATGCTAAAATACAGAGCAATGTAAAACCGACACCCACAAAAACTAAATGAAAACAAATTAAAAGTTGCAATATTTCCACACTTGAAGTTACATTTGAACAGCTaatttgagacagagggagtacctaTGTTCTTTGTGTTATTACCACTAGATATACTTGAACGTATCTAGAGTAAAAAAACGGACATATATGGTCTCTGGAACAGATGAACTGACAAAATGCGAAGGAACAGGGGGGAAATCATAGAACCACCGGGTCCAAATGGTTTCCCAAGTGCTGCTCAGTGCGGTCAACTACAATATTTCGATGGATGAAATATGCACTACCAATACTACAATCAACTGGCAGAAAAAGCACAATATAACTTTCAACACTGCTTAAATCAAACATCTGTCGTGGACTGTCCTCAAAAAGGAAATTAGAGACACTGCACCAACATGAACAGTGCCAGAGAAGCAATGCTCCAGTCTGCAGTCTGCACTGCATAAGAATGATCTCCCCTTGACAGCACATAGCAGCCAGAGCAGCAAATACCACTATCAGGTGTTAGCTAATATGACCGGAGCTTGATGTATAATGTACTCAACAGTGAGCATGAAGTTACGGAAGCATAAAACTTGTTGGCACGGCACATACACATCCTCCTACAATCACTGTCAATCCTTTCTCTTGCTTCTAAAATTTCTCAATGAGTGCAAAATTTGCATAGTCCTGCTAGTCTGCCGCACCATGTAACTTGAAATGTTCATTATGAGAACTAAGAATATCCCATTTTGTAGTGATCCTTAGAATGTGTTAGTTATAGGAACGCAAAGACACCAAAGTCATCCCAAAGCTCAAGAATGAATTTGGTAATCTGTAAATGCTTCTCCCTAGAGAGCCACATGATTCATGCATAATTATAGTAATCAAAATGCTACAGAAACTTACATAAAATTACCACGCATAGGTCAAGGAATACTAGCAGGTTACCTCAAGAAAATAAGATTCTAAACTACGCAGACGCTGGATTGAGAAAATTCGACAAAGTACACAGCAAGCAAAACTAATCTGCTCTTGAGATCATATGAAcccattattttattttatttgaaacgaggcaaaagctttgcctatTCCATTAATTAGGAAAAAGGTTGTTGCGTTAACTGCGGACAACCAGGCGAAAACAGGAACATAGAGCCGAACCAGCATCCTACTTGCCGACAACACAACAAGCTCAGCAAAAAGACAGGGCCGAACCCACTATTGGTTTGGGTAGCTCAGGAAATTATATATTATCACGCACGTGACTGCTAGTGCCTGACATACCAGTCAATAAGGAAGAACACTAGGTTGCACTCATTTTTTCAATAAGGAAGAACACTAGGTTGCACTCATTTTTATTAAGACAATTTCCTCTACATGAGAGTATGCATATGAAATATTATAAAATAAGAAAAATATAACACTAGAGAATTACCAGTCTGTAGGTTTCTGGCTTGCAAGTCCTGCCAACGTCTAAGAAATCAAAAAGGGACTGCAAGCAAACCAGCATGTCAGAGGCACGTATTAGTGGCAAGAGGCAAGTATAAATGAACCCCTCTTTTCTGGAATCTGGCAGGTCAAAAGCAGTTTTTTTTATTGAAGTTCAAAAGCAGCTTACCTTGAATTTATCAGATTTTAAAAAGCGACGCCCCTGTCGACTACCGTCAGGCATGCGAACTACAAGTGTTATAACACCTTCTTTGTCTGAAGGTGGCTCCAATGGCAATGATGCTTCTTTGGCGGCAAGATTGGACTCAAGCTCCTGTTTACATAAAACATCAGAAACAGCATAACTGGCAGATCCCCAACAACGCCAGGTAATGAacttatgataaataattataAATATCAAGCATGGAACAACAGAAGCAAAGAGCTTAGTTATCCTATTGGATATGTTTAGTTCATATAGCTACAGTTTGCCAAACTTTGCCAAGAGTGCGTCAGCTGTTTGTGGCTAATGTTTGTTTCGCTGCCACAGCTGTGGCATGCCACACTTTCTAAGCAGCCAGCCCCAGCTATCAGACTCGTTTTGCCAAATCTTGCCATGGTTGTGGCGACCAATTATCGCCATGCCTTTTGTGGCTTGTCATAGTTCAGCATGAAAAGTCTTGCAACAGCTATCGACCAAACATGGCCAAAGTTTTCTTGAAAGATACTACTGCACATCATATCTACAGGCAACCAAACCTATAATAAGACCACTGTAAGTCTGTAACATAACATAAGCTTAAACACTAGAATTTTTTCAAGTAAAATAAGTTTCATCTGACCACAGTAGTGATCGTTATCTACCATACACATACTGGAAAAACTGTTAATTATCATCCAATTGTATTTCGAATTAACTGTAACAGAAAGGTACCTCTTTCTCAAGTTGCATTTTACGCTGTTCCTCCTCCTCTTGCCTTTGTTTCTCAAGAGCAGCTTCTCTTGCGGCAGCTTCTTCCAGCAGTCGGAGCTCAGCTTCTTGTAGAGTCTTCATCTCCTtttcttgatcagcttggagcgaTGCAAGGTACTCATCATCCTGTAATAAAACATTCTGGAAGTTACCATCCAATATTTTTTGCATTTAGCAACAATGTATAAGGCTTCAACTTCAAACCTGCTGCTCTCGTAATAACCGTTGTTCAGTCAATTCTGGTGGTGGAGAGTGCACTACTTGGGGATAATGACTCGAGCTCGCATGAGATAATGGATATGTTGGTGCTTCAGGAATTCCACCAAACATTGCAGCCTCAAGCATAACAGCTTCATCATGTTCCTCAGAAGAAATGCCACCCCACTTTCCAGAAGAAGAATTGTGAGCAATGACAATGAATAATACCGTTAAGTGCTTAGTATTAAGGTACAGATCAAGGCTACAATACCTCCGATGGGAAATCAGTTCTGTTATACTGGCGATCATGGTTTTGAGGCTGCGAACTTGAGGGAGGACTATCACCTGGGAGAACAGGTTCCGTTGACTCTGCGTCTCCAGCAGGGATGCGCCTAGAACGACGTCTAACTAATGGCTCTTCTTCAACATCATCGGTCTCCTCATCTGAGCTCTCTTCATCTGCTGGTTGCATAGTTGTTCCACCCCTCCCTGTACCTAATTCTTGCCTCCAAATAGGAAGAAAACGTAAAATAGATAAATTTCTATTAGCCTACCGCAGTAAGGTAACCTAAGGATGAAGAGCAAGAGGGTACAAGTTAATATTCACCTTCTCACTGTTCCAGCTGCAATTTCCATGTCTTCATCAGATAAATGATCTTCCAAGTTTATTCCACCAATATGTCGAGTCCGTTCTTGCTCTGCTGCCTGATATTTATTTAAAATTAAGGTAAAGCAAGACTCATCAAGCTCATCCTAACCTATCCCTGTGGGTAGAGACTGAGACAGAGAAAGAGAACAGCTTACGTTTGCCAGTTCTTCAGCCTCTCTTTTTGAAGCTTCAATTGCAGCCCGAATCATTTCCTCTTCTATGTCATTGTCTGTGACATGAACTAGTGGAGGAGCAGTTGGCAGAGGATTTGGCTGCGGTGCATTGCTACGGATACTAGCATGCTGAGAAGACAGCCCAGATGACaactcctcatcgtcatcatcgatTATGATAGTCTCACGAACTTCTGGTCCATATGAAGACCCGTGTCCAGTGGCATTCCCAACAACAGAAGCCTGACCAGAAGGACCCATTTGAATGTTGTTGTCATTAACTTCATTAGTTGTCTCTCTAGGGTGCGGACCTTGTGCATCACGATTGAGAGTACCAGCAGAACCAACACTATCAAAAAACATTTGCTGGAAATTGGGATCCATTAGTGCAAAAGGGTCGTGCAGAGCTTCAGGGAACAACGGTCTTTGAAACGTGTTATCAAGTGGTCCGTCCAGCTCCATATCATCATGATTAACAGGTGGAATACTTTGATTGATTGGGTTCCTGAAAAACAGAAACACATCAATTATCTGCTCTAGTTCAACATGGTATCTGGAGGGTAACTGTCCTGCCTCTGATCCAGTTTACTTGTCACTTTAGCTAAATGCACATAGAACAAGTAATTGGTGATTTAAACTTTGATACAGCCTATCCATATTAATTGTGTGTAGCTCTTTACAACCAATAAGCAATCTATAGGGATATTGGAGGGAAAGTtcagaaaaccaaaataaaaaggaaaatttgCAAACCAGAAGTACTTTGGAATTATCTGAAGAAAATGTGCTGGAAAAACTGAAATACGTACACTGTGCTATCTCCTTCAGTGAAGTGTGCATTGACTGCCTGATTGAGGTCACCAGCATGTTCCTGTGTGCCATTTATCAAAAAAAAAAGCACTGTGATTAAATATATAGATGACATCGATGGTAGAATGATGCACTTTCTTTTCGCGGCAACAGAATGTTGCACTTGAACAATCAATTTGGAGGCGATGCCCTAGAAGATTTGCGAACCACAGGCATTCACAGGGTGATTTCAGAAATAAGATGACCATTTGAAGATAACATGGTACCCCAACTGGTATCTGTGCTCTGAGTTAAACTTTGGAAATATCAAGTCTAGCACAACTGGATGAGACCAGACATAGTCAACAGGGTAACTAGGAAATTATTACAATGTAGTACCTGCTTGTGAAATTCAAATTCCTGAAGCTAGACGAACAAGTACAGGGGGGAATCCACTAAATCTACAAGCCTAGCATCCAGATGAGCCAAGCAATTCTGTTTTATTTTTAGATTATTAGTGAACCCCGCACCACATTCCAACTAAGAGACCGCCGAACAATTCGTCTCGAGTTGTAACTGCAAATCGGGGGTTATGTGACCAAATTGGGCTCTTACCAAAACCATACTGCTTTGAGTAAACGAAGGCAGCAAGGGGACAAAGACACGCCACGAGACTGCTGAGGTAATTCCATTCCATAACTGCACTAGCAGAACAGCGACGCAGGGATTCGCCAACAAATCGGGCCACCTCAACCCACCACGCGCAGACCCCTTCCCCGGCCCAAACAAGTGAACTAAAACCTAGCACCGAGCGATCCATACCCGGCGCGACCAAATCCGCCGCGCGAGCCCAGCCGATTGCGCTAGATTGGGCGGGCGCCTGAACCAAAAAACTGGGCAGGAAGAGGAGGGGAGGGGGTTTGGGCGATACCTCGAGCTTGCGGATGGCGACGGCCTCGTCGGCGCCGGTGATGCTGATGAAGGTGTCGATCGCCTCCTGCTGCGGCCTCGCCATGGCGGGCGCCGGGGGAGGAGGGTTTGGACGCGACGCTCTCACGCaggggaagggggagaggagagAAGATGAGCGTGTGGGAGAAGCCAAACTCGGAGGCTCAAGAAGGGAGGAGCGTTCTGTCTGTCACGTGGTGGCCGGTGAGCCATGGCCAGGGGTGACTGCTTTCCTAGGGTCAGAAACTCTTTTTCCCTAATTTTTTTGGTTTATGAAATGGTAAACTATTCTAATCGGGCAACCGGCTAGGGCTTGCCCCGGTCGCAGTCCCCCTACGCAGTCACGTGTTCGGTTGGGGCCCACCCACACCACCCGCGTCGCTTCCTTCCATACCCTTTCACATGTTTTCAACCTTCATGTGGCGATGCTGGAACCGGCACTGGCGAAGCTGCGACCGGGAGATGGTTTTGCTAGGACTGACAAGCGTGACAATTTGCTGGAACTGGCGAGGCCGGGAGCTACAACCTTCGAGTCAGGGAGCTGCAAAACACTCGACGTCATGCTCTCTCGTCAACAGGATGCTGCAACCAGCGCGGCTGGATGCTGGGATTGAACGGCGTGGATGTTACGTGCAGAGCTTGCGTGGGCGTGGTGTGTTGGAACCTTTCCGGTATGGATGCTATGTGTGGGAGCTCTCGGTGCTGGAACGGGCCGGCTACGACGTTGCGGAGTCACGGCAAGGCGTGTAGCGAGCGCGACGCCGGCGAGCTTGGAGGCGGAGCGTGTTGAGGGGTCGGGGCACTCTCTGCCAGCAATCGACGGTGACCAGTGAAGAGGACGATATGACAGGGTGCACAACTCGTTGTTTTGCCCAGCATCCAGATGCGCTAGCGCATGGGATCTTGTCGGTGGGCTGTGTTGCGGGGCCGATGGTTGTGTTGTGCTGCGGGGTGTGCACGTTGACTCAAGATGGGAAAAACTGAGCAGGAAGGATGGTACGATGGGGAATGAAGACCATCGAACGGCTACACATGGGGGCATCTGATTGTTCGCGTGCGACTGGCCTTGGCTTTCAGCCGGTCGACCGGTGCAGAGTGTCGCCCTTATGAAAATTGGGCTAATTTCCTTTCTCGACTTGTGCAAAGTCGACTAGCCTTGGCTTTCCGCCGGTCGACCGGCGCAGAGTGTCGCCCTTATGAAACTTGGGCTAATTTCCTTTCTCGACTTGTGCAAAGTCGACTAGCCTTGGCATGCAACCGGAAAGGCATCAAACTCTGTTATGATACATCGGTGATGTCGATCCAGAGGGACCGACAacgcgaagaagaagaaggtgtTATACCGGGGTTATGGATGGCACCACAAAGCACTGCATATCCTGATCATAAAGATTCAGGAGACACAGGCTCACAAGACCCTCATGGAGTCGCCAAAAACGTCAACAACTTGCTGGGTAGGGTAGGAGGTCACCAGAGTGCCAAAAGGCTAGCATGTCTCCGTCACCTCCCCAAACAGACGACGTGCGCAACCAAACTCTAATCTCATTAGCTTGTCAACATTGTCCAGAGGAGCGCCAACGCTTCTCAAGGGTGTCGCCACAGGAGGATTGAATGGTGAGTTGGTGACCACATGTCTTATTAGTGTCAACAGAAATTTTCCTTGGGGTGAGGGTACGAGTCCCACCGAATCCACTCGGagctttatataatttttaaaCGCACTTTTGAAATAGTTAACTGTATCTTTGCGTTACgatatatatgaaggaaatatgtcctagaggcaataataaaattgttatttatattttcttatgtcatgataaatgtttattattcatgctagaattgtattaatcggaaacttgatacatgtgtgaatacatagacaaaacacagtgtccctagtatgcctctactagactagctcgttaatcaaagatggttaagtttcctgaccatagacatgtgttgtcatttgatgaacgggatcacatcattaggataatgatgtgatggacaagacccatccgttagcttagcataatgatcgttaagttttattgctattgctttcttcatgacttatacatattcctttgactatgagattatgtaactcccgaatactggaggaataccttgtgtgttatcaaacgtcacaacataactgggtgattataaagatgctctacaggtatctccgaaggtgtttgttgggttggcatagatcaagattaggatttgtcactccgagtatcagagaggtatctctgggccctctcggtaatgcacatcatgataagccttgcaagcaatgtgactaatgagttagttgcgggatgatgcattacggaacgagtaaagagacttgccggtaatgagattgaactaggtatgaagataccgacaactgaatctcaagcaagtaacataccgatgacaaagggaatgacgtatgttgttattacagtttgaccgataaagatcttcgtcgaatatgtgggagccaatatgagcatccaggttccgctattggttattgaccggagaggtgtctcggtcatggattgatacgtctccaatgtatctacttttcctaacgctttttctcttgttttggactctaatttgcatgatttgaatgaaactaaccctagactgacgctattttcagcagaactaccatggtgttgtttttgtgcagaaataaaagttctcggaatggaacgaaactttgcgaggaatttttatacaataaataagaatttctggagccaagacctaccggagagggccccctgggtgggcacaacccaccagggcgcgccccctctcctggcgcgcccaggtgggttgtccccacctggtggccccgcggaccctgaaatcgacgctataaaatcctatttttccagaaaataatcagggagaaagaattatcgcaatccacgagacggagccgccgtcacctcatgttcttcatcgggaggccagatctggagtccgtttggggcttcggagaggggatcctcgttcttcatcatcaccaacccttctccatcgccaattccatgatgctccccaccgggagtgagtaattccttcataggctcgctggtcggtgaggagttggatgagattcatcatgtaatcgagttagttttgttagggcttgatccctagtatccactatgttctaagattgatgttgctatgactttgccatgcttaatgcttgtcactttgggcccaggtgccatgaactcagatatgaaccgtttatgttatcataattatatgcatgttttagatccgatctttcaagttatagtcacctactacgtgttatgatccggtaacccgggagtgacagaaaccgggacttcttccggtgatgaccgtagtttcaggagttcatgtattcactatgtgttaatgctttgttccaattctctattaaaaggaggccttaatatcccttagtttccaatatggaccccgttgccacgggagggtagggcaaaagatgtcatgcaagttctttccataagcatgtatgactatttacggaatacatgcctacattatattgacgaactggagctagtgtcgtatcgccctaggttataactgtctcatgatgaatatcatccaacaagtcaccgatccaatgcctacgaatttatcttatattgtttctgctaagttactactgctatcatcacggttacacttgctacaaaattactgctatcactattaccgttacctttgctactgtcactactatcaacactatcatattactttgctactgatcactttgctgtggataattaatctccaggtgtggttgaattgacaactcagctgctaataccttcaaatattctttggctccccttgtgtcgaaactataaatttgggttgaatactctaccctcgaaaactgttgtgatcccctatacttgtgggttatcaagacctttttctggcgccgttgccggggagcatagctatatttgttgagtcacttgggattattatcaatttatcactatgaagaatctgaaggatcctaagactaagatatttccctcaaggacgaggggaggtaaggaactgccatccagttctgctttagattcaccttctgttatgagtaaacatgctattaattctgatatgtcgcaagttattgacgatgctacttctgctatggataatgcttatgatgatgctagtaccttgcttgataatgatgatgtgccacttggtgattttcttgatgcacaaattgctagagtaatacaacatgatgttgttgaatctgatgatgagcttgaaactgaatctcttgaaacacctactagaactagccttcctagatatgaatttcctaaggtaccggaaggttatgttatgaatgaggagacaactagagatattcttgcttgtaaggatagagatgatctagagaaattattatgcaagtataaagaaaatctctaaatgctaggatgaaatgtgatctaagtttgctacctcacctatctttattgatgataaggattatgaattctctgtcgacccagagttaattactttggttgaatctgatcctttccatggttatgaaactgaaactgttgttgcacatcttactaagttgaatgatatagccaccctttttactcatgatgagaagactcgctattactttattctcaaattatttccttctcattaagggtgatgctaaagcttggtacaatactcttgctcctggttgtgtgcgtagtccccaggatatgatttattacttctctgaaaaatattttcctgctcataagaaacaagctgccttacaggaaatatttaactttgtgcaaactaaagaagagagtctcccacaagcttgggggaggctttgccagttacttaatgctttgcctgatcatcctcttaagaaaaatgaaatacttgatatcttctataatggactaaccgatgcttctagggacttcctagatagttgtgttggttgcgttttcagggaacgaactgttggacaagctgaagaattattgaataacatattgaaaaattatgatgattggactcttcctgaaccaccgcctaaacccactccgaagaagaggggtatattatatctcagtcctgaagatatgcaagaggcaaagaaatctatgaaggaaaaaggtattaaagctgaggatgttaaaaatttacctcctattgaagaaatacatgggcttaatacaccaccactgcctaaggtggtagaggtaaattctctaatgaagttcaatgataatgacaatcctcacaatatgcatcctagccaatgcctttatgagtttgaaaactatattagaaaacaagatcacttcaatgcaaatgttatgaaacaattgaaatacaattctgatatgattgctcgcttgagtgacttgttatttagaatctcaaatgatgttagaggtgttggaaagcatgcttctatggttcaaactcagttagaacaagttgctaaatcacaaagagaattgcttgatgaaatgaataataatatgcatgactttgctgttagagttgcaactagaggaggtaaaatgactcaggaaccactttatcctgagggacacccaaaaagaatagaacaagattcacaaagagttaacactgatgcacctagtccttctagaaagaaaaagaagaagaaaaatgataggactttgcatgcttctagtgaacctgaaatagaaaaacctcctgataatgataatgaaacttctatctctgatgctgaaactcaattagGTAATGAACACttacctagtgataatgaaaacgataatgatgaggttcatgaagacactcaaccaagtaatgaaaaagaaccagataatgatcgatagaaccacctgttgatcttgataacccacaacctaagaataaaaggtatgataaaacagacttcattgctagaaaacacggtaaagaaagagaaccgtgggttcaaaaacctatgccttttccacccaagtcaactaaaaagaaagatgatgaagaatttgaacgctttgctgaaatgctgaggccagtcttttgcgtactcgcttgactgatatcttgaaaatgcctccttatgcaaagtatatgaaagacatcatcactaataagagaaaaataccggaagctgaaatctccactatgcttgctaattatacttttaaagatggagtacctaaaaaacttggagatccgggaataccaactataccttgctctatcaaaaagaattatgtgaaaactgctttgtgtgatttaggagctggtgttagtgttatgcctttctctttatataaaagacttgacttgaataaactcacacctactgaaatatctttgcaaatggctgacaaatcaactgccatacctattggtatctgtgaggatgtgcccgttgttgttgctaatgttactattttgactgactttgttatacttgagatgcccgaggacgacaacatgtcgattatccttggtagacccttcttgaatactgcaggggctgttattgattgcaataaaagcaaggtcact
This window of the Triticum aestivum cultivar Chinese Spring chromosome 5D, IWGSC CS RefSeq v2.1, whole genome shotgun sequence genome carries:
- the LOC123122246 gene encoding plant UBX domain-containing protein 13, with amino-acid sequence MARPQQEAIDTFISITGADEAVAIRKLEEHAGDLNQAVNAHFTEGDSTVNPINQSIPPVNHDDMELDGPLDNTFQRPLFPEALHDPFALMDPNFQQMFFDSVGSAGTLNRDAQGPHPRETTNEVNDNNIQMGPSGQASVVGNATGHGSSYGPEVRETIIIDDDDEELSSGLSSQHASIRSNAPQPNPLPTAPPLVHVTDNDIEEEMIRAAIEASKREAEELANAAEQERTRHIGGINLEDHLSDEDMEIAAGTVRRQELGTGRGGTTMQPADEESSDEETDDVEEEPLVRRRSRRIPAGDAESTEPVLPGDSPPSSSQPQNHDRQYNRTDFPSEWGGISSEEHDEAVMLEAAMFGGIPEAPTYPLSHASSSHYPQVVHSPPPELTEQRLLREQQDDEYLASLQADQEKEMKTLQEAELRLLEEAAAREAALEKQRQEEEEQRKMQLEKEELESNLAAKEASLPLEPPSDKEGVITLVVRMPDGSRQGRRFLKSDKFKSLFDFLDVGRTCKPETYRLVRTYPRRAFTTADGDQSFTDLGLTSKQEALFIEQITD